One genomic window of Azospirillum sp. TSH100 includes the following:
- a CDS encoding L-threonylcarbamoyladenylate synthase, translated as MTDHSAPDTGEKRPTLIPATPTGIARAAELLRAGRLVAFPTETVYGLGADATDDRAVAAIFAAKGRPQFNPLIAHVPDLVAAHSWGLFDDRAHDLATQFWPGPLTMVVPRPANSALSLLVSAGLDSIAIRVPNHPVAQAILRAAGKPIAAPSANRSGAVSPTTPHHVLESLGDRVDGIVTGGKCMVGLESTVIDLTGPEAVLLRPGAVLPDEMERLIGPVRLSAGDPTAPKSPGQLESHYAPNAAVRLNASSAEEDEAFLTFGPDRFVFGGTTRLNLSLEGDLNEAAANLFSHLRSLDQSGARRIAVMPIPEVGLGMAINDRLRRAAAPRS; from the coding sequence GTGACCGACCATTCCGCACCCGATACCGGTGAGAAGCGCCCGACGCTGATCCCGGCCACCCCGACCGGCATCGCCCGCGCGGCCGAACTGTTGCGCGCCGGCCGTCTGGTCGCCTTCCCGACCGAAACGGTCTATGGGCTGGGCGCCGACGCCACCGACGACCGCGCCGTGGCCGCCATCTTCGCCGCCAAGGGCCGGCCGCAGTTCAACCCGCTGATCGCCCATGTCCCCGATCTGGTCGCCGCCCACTCCTGGGGCCTGTTCGACGATCGCGCCCACGATCTGGCGACGCAATTCTGGCCCGGTCCGCTGACCATGGTCGTGCCGCGCCCGGCCAACTCCGCCCTGTCGCTGCTGGTCAGCGCCGGGCTGGACAGCATCGCCATCCGCGTGCCCAACCACCCGGTGGCCCAGGCCATCCTGCGCGCCGCCGGCAAGCCGATCGCCGCGCCCAGCGCCAACCGCTCCGGCGCCGTCAGCCCGACAACGCCGCACCATGTGCTGGAAAGCCTGGGCGACCGGGTGGACGGCATCGTCACCGGCGGCAAGTGCATGGTCGGCCTTGAATCCACCGTCATCGACCTGACCGGCCCCGAGGCGGTGCTCCTGCGTCCCGGCGCCGTGCTGCCCGACGAGATGGAGCGGCTGATCGGCCCGGTCCGCCTGTCGGCCGGCGACCCGACCGCGCCGAAGTCGCCCGGCCAGCTGGAAAGCCACTACGCCCCCAACGCCGCGGTGCGCCTGAACGCCTCCTCGGCGGAGGAGGACGAGGCGTTCCTGACCTTCGGTCCCGACCGCTTCGTCTTCGGCGGCACCACGCGGCTGAACCTGAGCCTGGAAGGCGACCTGAACGAGGCGGCGGCCAACCTGTTCTCCCACCTGCGCAGCCTCGACCAGAGCGGAGCCCGGCGCATCGCCGTGATGCCGATCCCTGAGGTCGGGCTTGGCATGGCGATCAACGACCGCCTGCGCCGCGCCGCCGCCCCGCGCAGCTAA
- a CDS encoding aspartate-semialdehyde dehydrogenase, translating into MGYTVAVIGATGNVGREILQTLAERKFPADKVIALASEKSIGQEVSYGEDDILKVQDLNKFDFHGVDIVLSSPGAKVSAVHVPRAAAAGAVVIDNTSHFRMDPDVPLVVPEVNPEAVVGYRKRGIIANPNCSTIQMVVALKPLHDRFKIRRVVVSTYQSVSGAGKEAMDELFTQTRAIFVNDPIAKSVFPKQIAFNVIPHIDAFMEDGSTKEEWKMTVETKKILDPKIKVAATCVRVPTFIGHAESINIETEEPISAEEARIILRAAPGVSVVDQQTGDGYVTPVEVAGDNPVFVSRIRDDITVENGLSFWCVADNLRKGAALNAVQIAELLVRDYMVE; encoded by the coding sequence ATGGGCTATACCGTCGCGGTCATCGGCGCCACCGGCAATGTCGGGCGCGAGATCCTGCAAACGCTGGCCGAGCGGAAGTTCCCGGCCGACAAGGTCATCGCCCTGGCCTCCGAGAAGTCGATCGGCCAGGAGGTGTCCTATGGCGAGGACGACATCCTCAAGGTCCAGGATCTCAACAAGTTCGACTTCCACGGCGTCGACATCGTGCTGTCGTCGCCCGGCGCCAAGGTTTCGGCCGTCCATGTGCCGCGTGCGGCCGCCGCCGGGGCCGTGGTGATCGACAACACCTCCCACTTCCGCATGGACCCCGACGTGCCGCTGGTGGTGCCGGAAGTGAACCCGGAGGCGGTGGTCGGCTATCGCAAGCGCGGCATCATCGCCAACCCCAACTGCTCCACCATTCAGATGGTGGTGGCGCTGAAGCCGCTGCACGACCGCTTCAAGATCCGCCGCGTCGTGGTGTCGACCTACCAGTCGGTGTCGGGCGCCGGCAAGGAGGCGATGGACGAGCTGTTCACCCAGACCCGCGCCATCTTCGTCAACGATCCCATCGCCAAGAGCGTCTTCCCCAAGCAGATCGCCTTCAACGTCATCCCCCACATCGACGCCTTCATGGAGGACGGCTCCACCAAGGAGGAGTGGAAGATGACGGTGGAGACCAAGAAGATTCTCGATCCGAAGATCAAGGTCGCCGCCACCTGCGTCCGCGTGCCGACCTTCATCGGCCACGCTGAATCGATCAACATCGAGACTGAGGAACCGATCAGCGCCGAGGAGGCCCGCATCATCCTGCGCGCCGCCCCCGGCGTGTCGGTGGTCGACCAGCAGACCGGCGACGGTTATGTCACCCCGGTGGAGGTCGCCGGCGACAACCCGGTCTTCGTCAGCCGCATCCGCGACGACATCACGGTGGAGAACGGGCTGTCCTTCTGGTGCGTCGCCGACAACCTGCGCAAGGGTGCCGCGCTGAACGCGGTGCAGATCGCCGAGCTTCTGGTGCGCGATTACATGGTGGAGTGA
- a CDS encoding NADPH-dependent FMN reductase has translation MTTVIIEASEGDEPIMRVLAISGSLRAASTNSALLRAAAVAAPEDVTVTIFAGSDGRGVGSLPPFNPDEDGDPALPAVKDFRDALTAADAVVIACPEYAHGVPGALKNALDWVVASGEMVDKPVALLHASSRSTYAREALTEILTVISARLIEEASVTVPLTGKTLDEAEVILERPESLAVLRSALAAIEAVVAVSTTQ, from the coding sequence ATGACGACAGTGATCATCGAGGCAAGTGAAGGAGACGAGCCGATCATGCGGGTGCTTGCGATCTCCGGCAGCCTGCGCGCCGCCTCCACCAACAGCGCGTTGCTGCGGGCCGCAGCTGTTGCGGCACCGGAAGATGTGACCGTCACGATCTTTGCCGGGTCGGATGGACGTGGCGTCGGCAGCCTGCCGCCGTTCAACCCGGATGAGGACGGCGACCCCGCCCTGCCGGCGGTGAAGGACTTTCGTGATGCGCTGACCGCAGCGGATGCGGTCGTGATCGCCTGCCCGGAATACGCCCATGGCGTACCCGGAGCCTTGAAGAACGCCTTGGATTGGGTGGTGGCCAGCGGCGAGATGGTGGACAAGCCCGTTGCGCTGCTGCACGCCTCGTCGCGTTCGACCTACGCACGGGAAGCATTGACCGAGATTCTGACGGTCATTTCAGCCCGATTGATCGAGGAAGCCAGCGTCACCGTGCCTCTGACGGGAAAAACCTTGGACGAAGCCGAAGTGATTCTTGAACGCCCCGAAAGCCTGGCGGTATTGCGGAGCGCTCTTGCCGCTATCGAGGCCGTTGTGGCTGTCAGCACAACGCAATAG
- a CDS encoding branched-chain amino acid ABC transporter permease: MLRILPLLCLVLLMLTGCGVDADQDVLCRKLIPAFDSGRVTDLSTRSYAEDKRVLRVDYRSGGQSHWIACRFAGTSMEEGRRTLVGVATDRNGWLTDIRFAMLQQWLRIKPPRDAVGGVVEADRPQPTRWTPFLFLAQQIINAATVACVYGLLALGYTLVYAILGQINLAMGELTMVGAMLTAMAAAGLGMAGWATWPPALLGVLVLVIGFTAVQGWTMDRLVFRRLRGVRSHTPLIVAVGLSIAYQEGVRLLHGARDWWPTPVLTERFTLASDGAFTVTALMAQLAILALTGGLYAGLWGIMQRTAFGRAHRACTDDIAAAELVGVDVNRTVAATFAIGGGLAAAAGAVIALYYGGVNFFTGYLIGFKALAAAVVGGIGSVPGAMLGGALLGLVETFWSAYFALAYKDIVAFGLLTLFLIYRPQGLLGQARGRGD; this comes from the coding sequence GTGCTCCGCATCCTGCCGCTGTTGTGCCTCGTTCTGCTGATGCTCACCGGGTGCGGCGTCGATGCCGACCAGGATGTGCTGTGCCGGAAGCTGATCCCAGCCTTCGACTCCGGCCGCGTCACCGACCTGTCCACCCGAAGTTATGCCGAAGATAAGCGGGTGCTGCGCGTCGATTACCGCAGCGGCGGCCAATCCCATTGGATCGCCTGCCGCTTCGCCGGCACCTCGATGGAGGAGGGGCGGCGGACCCTGGTTGGGGTGGCGACCGACCGCAATGGCTGGCTGACCGACATCCGCTTCGCGATGCTGCAGCAATGGCTGCGCATCAAGCCGCCGCGCGATGCCGTCGGCGGCGTGGTGGAGGCTGATCGGCCGCAGCCGACCCGCTGGACGCCTTTCCTCTTCCTGGCCCAGCAAATCATCAACGCCGCCACCGTCGCCTGCGTCTATGGGCTGCTCGCCCTCGGTTACACGCTGGTCTATGCCATCCTCGGCCAGATCAATCTCGCGATGGGCGAGCTGACCATGGTCGGCGCCATGCTGACGGCGATGGCGGCGGCCGGGCTCGGCATGGCCGGCTGGGCGACATGGCCGCCGGCCCTGCTGGGCGTGCTGGTGCTGGTGATCGGCTTCACCGCGGTACAGGGCTGGACGATGGATCGTCTCGTCTTCCGCCGCCTGCGCGGGGTGCGCAGCCACACGCCGCTGATCGTCGCGGTCGGGCTGTCCATCGCCTATCAGGAGGGGGTGCGGCTGCTGCATGGCGCGCGCGACTGGTGGCCGACGCCGGTGCTGACCGAGCGCTTCACTCTGGCGAGCGATGGTGCCTTCACCGTCACCGCGCTGATGGCCCAACTGGCGATTCTGGCGCTGACCGGCGGGCTCTATGCGGGCTTGTGGGGGATCATGCAGCGCACCGCCTTCGGCCGGGCACATCGGGCCTGCACCGACGATATCGCGGCGGCGGAACTGGTCGGGGTGGACGTCAACCGCACGGTGGCGGCGACCTTCGCCATCGGCGGCGGGCTGGCCGCGGCGGCGGGGGCGGTGATCGCGCTCTATTACGGCGGGGTGAACTTCTTCACCGGCTACCTGATCGGCTTCAAGGCGCTGGCCGCAGCGGTGGTCGGCGGCATCGGCTCGGTGCCGGGTGCTATGCTGGGCGGGGCCCTGCTGGGGCTGGTCGAGACCTTCTGGTCGGCCTATTTCGCGCTCGCCTACAAGGACATCGTGGCGTTCGGGCTGCTGACGCTGTTCCTGATCTACCGGCCGCAGGGGCTGCTGGGGCAGGCGCGGGGCAGGGGCGACTGA
- the leuC gene encoding 3-isopropylmalate dehydratase large subunit, with translation MSKPRTLFDKIWDSHVVHRQDDGTCILYIDRHLVHEVTSPQAFEGLRVAGRKVRRPEATLAVPDHNVPTTDRSKGITEEESRIQVETLDKNARDFGVRYFPMDDVRQGIVHIVGPEQGFTLPGATIVCGDSHTATHGAFGALAFGIGTSEVEHVLATQTLLQKPAKNMLIRVDGKVNPGVTAKDIVLAIIGRIGTAGGTGYVIEFAGEAIRDLSMEGRMTVCNMAIEGGARAGLIAPDEKTFEYVKGRALAPKAGAWEQAVQYWKTLPSDEGAVYDATVVLNAADIAPQVTWGTSPEDVLPITATVPNPAEIADAGKRAAVERSLAYMGLTPGQPLTEVKVDTVFIGSCTNGRIEDLRAAAEVAKGRKVAEGVRALVVPGSGLVKEQAEEEGLDKIFTEAGFEWREPGCSMCLAMNADRLAPGERSASTSNRNFEGRQGRGGRTHLVSPAMAVAAAVTGHLADVRALA, from the coding sequence ATGTCCAAGCCGCGCACTCTGTTCGACAAGATCTGGGACAGCCACGTCGTGCATCGCCAGGACGACGGCACCTGCATCCTCTACATCGACCGCCATCTGGTCCATGAAGTGACCAGCCCGCAGGCGTTCGAAGGACTGCGCGTCGCCGGCCGCAAGGTGCGGCGTCCGGAAGCCACTCTCGCCGTTCCCGACCACAACGTCCCCACCACCGACCGCTCCAAGGGCATCACCGAGGAGGAGAGCCGGATCCAGGTGGAGACGCTGGACAAGAACGCCCGCGACTTCGGCGTCCGCTATTTCCCGATGGACGACGTCCGCCAGGGCATCGTGCACATCGTCGGCCCGGAACAGGGCTTCACCCTGCCCGGCGCCACCATCGTCTGCGGCGACAGCCACACCGCCACGCATGGTGCCTTCGGCGCGCTGGCCTTCGGCATCGGCACGTCGGAGGTGGAGCATGTGCTGGCCACCCAGACCCTGCTGCAGAAGCCGGCCAAGAACATGCTGATCCGCGTGGACGGCAAGGTGAACCCGGGCGTCACCGCCAAGGACATCGTGCTGGCCATCATCGGCAGGATCGGCACCGCCGGCGGCACCGGCTACGTCATCGAGTTCGCGGGCGAAGCCATCCGCGACCTGTCGATGGAAGGCCGCATGACGGTCTGCAACATGGCGATCGAAGGCGGCGCCCGCGCCGGCCTGATCGCCCCGGACGAGAAGACCTTCGAGTATGTGAAGGGCCGTGCCCTGGCGCCGAAGGCCGGCGCCTGGGAGCAGGCCGTCCAGTACTGGAAGACGCTGCCGTCGGACGAGGGCGCGGTCTATGACGCCACCGTCGTGCTGAACGCCGCCGACATCGCCCCGCAGGTCACCTGGGGCACCAGCCCGGAAGACGTGCTGCCGATCACCGCGACCGTGCCGAATCCGGCCGAGATCGCCGATGCCGGCAAGCGCGCTGCCGTCGAGCGTTCGCTCGCCTACATGGGCCTGACCCCCGGCCAGCCGTTGACCGAGGTGAAGGTCGACACCGTCTTCATCGGCTCCTGCACCAACGGCCGCATCGAGGACCTGCGCGCCGCCGCCGAGGTCGCCAAGGGCCGCAAGGTCGCCGAGGGCGTGCGTGCCCTGGTGGTTCCCGGTTCGGGTCTGGTCAAGGAGCAAGCCGAAGAAGAGGGTCTGGACAAGATCTTCACCGAGGCCGGCTTCGAGTGGCGCGAGCCGGGCTGCTCCATGTGCCTGGCGATGAACGCCGACCGTCTGGCTCCCGGCGAGCGCAGCGCGTCCACCTCCAACCGCAACTTCGAGGGTCGTCAGGGCCGCGGCGGCCGCACCCACCTCGTCAGCCCGGCGATGGCCGTGGCCGCGGCGGTGACGGGGCATCTGGCCGACGTGCGCGCTCTGGCATAA
- a CDS encoding FAD-binding oxidoreductase: MTTIAAALDQIRAIVGPSGILTDAADMAPYLAEWRGRFKGNSPAVVRPASTGEVAAVVKICAEAGIPIVPQGGNTSLVGGSIPYEEGREIVLSLSRLNRIRDIDTLNYTMTVEAGVVLTSVQEAAADADRLFPLSLGAEGTAQIGGLISTNAGGINVLRYGNTRDLVLGLEVVLADGRVWDGMRRLRKNNTGYDLKNLFIGAEGTLGIVTAAVLKLFPRPRQSITAFVAVPSPAAAIELLARLRAASGDAVSAFELMSRRCLDFALKHVAGTIDPLSEPSPWYVLTELTAGTQSDAFQETVETALGEAFEADLATDATLAQSDAQAKQLWFIREAIVEAQKFEGGSIKNDVSIPVSRVAEFIELAEAAVAQACPGIRPTPFGHVGDGNIHFNLSQPEGADTKAYLDRWDEICHVVNEVIFKLDGSISAEHGVGRFKKDEMPAIKGPVEFDMLRAIKATLDPKGLLNPGKMLP; the protein is encoded by the coding sequence ATGACCACCATCGCCGCTGCCCTCGACCAGATCCGCGCCATCGTCGGCCCGTCCGGCATCCTCACCGACGCCGCCGACATGGCTCCCTACCTCGCGGAGTGGCGCGGGCGCTTCAAGGGCAACAGCCCGGCGGTGGTCCGTCCGGCCAGCACCGGGGAAGTGGCGGCGGTCGTCAAAATCTGCGCCGAGGCCGGGATCCCCATCGTGCCCCAGGGCGGCAACACCAGCCTCGTCGGCGGCTCCATCCCGTACGAGGAGGGGCGCGAGATCGTGCTCAGCCTGTCGCGCCTGAACCGCATCCGCGACATCGACACGCTGAACTACACCATGACGGTGGAGGCCGGCGTCGTGCTGACCAGCGTGCAGGAGGCCGCGGCCGACGCCGACCGCCTGTTCCCGCTGAGCCTGGGCGCCGAGGGCACGGCGCAGATCGGCGGCCTGATCTCCACCAACGCCGGCGGCATCAACGTCCTGCGCTACGGCAACACCCGCGATCTGGTGCTGGGGCTGGAGGTGGTGCTGGCCGACGGTCGCGTCTGGGACGGCATGCGCCGGCTGCGCAAGAACAACACCGGCTACGACCTGAAGAACCTGTTCATCGGCGCCGAGGGCACGCTGGGCATCGTCACCGCCGCCGTGCTGAAGCTGTTCCCGCGCCCGCGCCAGTCGATCACCGCCTTCGTCGCCGTGCCCAGCCCGGCCGCCGCCATCGAGCTGCTGGCCCGCCTGCGCGCCGCCTCCGGCGACGCCGTGTCTGCCTTCGAGCTGATGTCGCGCCGCTGCCTGGACTTCGCGCTGAAGCATGTCGCCGGCACAATCGACCCGCTGTCGGAGCCGTCGCCCTGGTATGTGCTGACCGAGCTGACCGCCGGCACCCAGTCCGATGCCTTCCAGGAGACGGTGGAGACCGCGCTGGGCGAGGCGTTCGAGGCGGATCTCGCGACCGACGCCACGCTGGCCCAGTCGGATGCCCAGGCCAAGCAGCTGTGGTTCATCCGTGAAGCCATCGTCGAGGCGCAAAAGTTCGAGGGTGGCTCGATCAAGAACGACGTGTCGATCCCGGTCTCCCGCGTCGCCGAGTTCATCGAACTGGCGGAAGCGGCGGTGGCGCAGGCCTGCCCCGGCATCCGTCCGACCCCCTTCGGCCATGTCGGCGACGGCAACATCCACTTCAACCTCAGCCAGCCCGAGGGCGCGGATACCAAGGCCTATCTCGACCGCTGGGACGAGATCTGCCACGTCGTGAACGAGGTGATCTTCAAGCTCGACGGCTCGATCTCCGCCGAACATGGCGTCGGCCGCTTCAAGAAGGACGAGATGCCGGCAATCAAGGGGCCGGTGGAGTTCGACATGCTGCGCGCCATCAAGGCGACGCTCGACCCCAAGGGCCTGCTGAACCCCGGCAAGATGCTGCCCTGA